A stretch of Manis javanica isolate MJ-LG chromosome 1, MJ_LKY, whole genome shotgun sequence DNA encodes these proteins:
- the S100Z gene encoding protein S100-Z, producing MPTQLEIAMDTMIRIFHQYSCKEGDRFKLNKGELKMLLLRELTEFLSCQKDPQLVDKIMQDLDANKDNEVDFNEFVVMVAALTVACNDYFVEQLKKKGK from the exons ATGCCCACTCAGCTGGAGATTGCCATGGACACTATGATTAGAATCTTCCACCAGTACTCTTGCAAGGAAGGGGACAGATTCAAGCTCAACAAGGGGGAGCTAAAGATGCTTCTGCTGCGAGAGCTCACGGAATTCCTCTCG tgCCAAAAGGATCCTCAGTTGGTTGACAAGATAATGCAGGACCTGGATGCCAATAAGGACAACGAAGTGGATTTTAATGAATTCGTGGTCATGGTGGCAGCTCTGACAGTTGCTTGTAATGATTACTTTGTAGaacaattaaagaagaaaggaaagtag